Proteins encoded by one window of Phenylobacterium soli:
- a CDS encoding cbb3-type cytochrome c oxidase subunit I, giving the protein MFGKLSLSAIPLSQPIPLITSLAVMAILIGVLVLVTVKGWWPYLWKEWITSVDHKRIGVMYVLLGVVMLIRGFADAIMMRTQQAMAIGAQGYLPPEHYNQIFSAHGTIMILFGAMPLVLGFMNFLVPLQLGVRDVAFPTFNSVGFWLTASGAFLVNVSLFVGEFARTGWLPYPPLSEVGYSPGVGVDYYLWAVQISGVGTLITGINIVTTVLKMRCPGMSYLRMPVFTWTALASCLLIIAVFPILTATLAMLTLDRYLGFHFFTNDAGGSPMMFMNLIWAWGHPEVYILVLPAFGIYSEIFPTFSGKPLFGYRSMVAATLFICIVSMMVWLHHFFTMGAGPAVNTFFGIASSVIAVGTGVKIYNWIFTMYGGRVRMEVPMLWSLGFIFTFVIGGLTGVLLAIPPADFLTHNSMFLVAHFHNVIVGGVVFAIFAGLEFWFPKAFGFRLHEGLGKAAFWFAFVGFWVTFAPLYVLGLEGMTRRLQHINIEEWRPMLYVSVVGVAILIVGVVAQVAQLVVSIRDREKLRDVTGDPWDGRSLEWATPSPPPFFNFAVLPNVEGEEAYWGIKQRAIETQQMSPEPRYRPIEMPINSPVGIYTAFFASVFGFAMIWHIWWLAILALVAAFAGFVVFAWRDVHEFEVPAEEVAQADRARRASREAALARMAAAEGTPEGAGA; this is encoded by the coding sequence ATGTTCGGCAAGCTCAGCCTCTCGGCCATCCCCCTCAGCCAGCCCATCCCGCTGATCACCTCGCTGGCGGTGATGGCGATCCTGATCGGCGTGCTGGTGCTGGTCACCGTCAAGGGCTGGTGGCCCTACCTCTGGAAGGAATGGATCACCTCGGTCGACCACAAGCGGATCGGCGTGATGTACGTCCTCCTCGGGGTCGTGATGCTGATCCGCGGCTTCGCCGACGCGATCATGATGCGCACCCAGCAGGCGATGGCGATCGGCGCCCAGGGCTACCTGCCGCCCGAGCACTACAACCAGATCTTCTCCGCCCACGGGACGATCATGATCCTGTTCGGCGCCATGCCGCTGGTGCTGGGGTTCATGAACTTCCTGGTGCCGCTGCAACTCGGGGTCCGCGACGTGGCGTTCCCGACCTTCAACTCGGTGGGCTTCTGGCTGACCGCCTCGGGCGCCTTCCTGGTCAATGTGTCGCTGTTCGTCGGCGAGTTCGCGCGCACCGGCTGGCTGCCCTATCCGCCGCTCAGCGAGGTCGGCTACTCGCCCGGGGTCGGCGTCGACTACTACCTGTGGGCCGTGCAGATCTCCGGGGTCGGCACCCTGATCACCGGCATCAACATCGTCACGACGGTGCTGAAGATGCGATGTCCCGGCATGAGCTACCTGCGCATGCCGGTGTTCACCTGGACGGCGCTCGCCTCCTGCCTGCTGATCATCGCGGTGTTCCCGATCCTCACCGCCACCCTGGCGATGCTCACCCTTGACCGCTACCTCGGCTTCCACTTCTTCACGAACGACGCGGGCGGCAGCCCGATGATGTTCATGAACCTGATCTGGGCCTGGGGCCACCCGGAGGTCTACATCCTGGTGCTGCCGGCCTTCGGGATCTACTCGGAGATCTTCCCCACCTTCTCGGGCAAGCCGCTGTTCGGCTATCGCTCGATGGTCGCGGCGACCCTGTTCATCTGCATCGTCTCGATGATGGTCTGGCTGCACCACTTCTTCACCATGGGCGCCGGGCCCGCGGTGAACACCTTCTTCGGCATCGCCTCCAGCGTCATCGCCGTCGGCACCGGCGTGAAGATCTACAACTGGATCTTCACCATGTACGGCGGCCGCGTGCGGATGGAGGTCCCCATGCTGTGGTCGCTGGGCTTCATCTTCACCTTCGTCATCGGCGGCCTGACCGGCGTGCTGCTGGCCATCCCGCCGGCCGACTTCCTGACCCACAACTCGATGTTCCTGGTCGCCCACTTCCACAACGTCATCGTCGGCGGGGTGGTGTTCGCGATCTTCGCGGGGCTCGAGTTCTGGTTCCCCAAGGCGTTCGGCTTCCGGCTGCACGAAGGCCTTGGCAAGGCCGCCTTCTGGTTCGCCTTCGTCGGCTTCTGGGTAACCTTCGCGCCGCTCTACGTGCTCGGGCTGGAGGGCATGACCCGCCGCCTGCAGCACATCAACATCGAGGAGTGGCGGCCGATGCTCTACGTCTCGGTGGTCGGGGTGGCCATCCTGATCGTCGGCGTGGTCGCCCAGGTCGCGCAGCTGGTGGTCAGTATCCGCGACCGCGAGAAGCTGCGCGACGTCACCGGCGACCCCTGGGACGGCCGCTCGCTGGAATGGGCCACGCCCTCCCCGCCGCCGTTCTTCAACTTCGCCGTCCTGCCGAACGTCGAGGGCGAGGAGGCCTACTGGGGCATCAAGCAGCGGGCCATCGAAACCCAGCAGATGAGCCCCGAACCGCGCTACCGGCCGATCGAGATGCCGATCAACAGCCCGGTCGGGATCTACACCGCCTTCTTCGCCAGCGTCTTCGGCTTCGCCATGATCTGGCACATCTGGTGGCTGGCGATTCTGGCGCTCGTGGCGGCGTTCGCCGGCTTCGTGGTCTTCGCCTGGCGTGACGTCCACGAGTTCGAGGTGCCGGCCGAGGAGGTGGCGCAGGCCGACCGGGCCCGCCGCGCGTCTCGCGAAGCCGCCCTGGCGCGGATGGCGGCGGCCGAGGGGACCCCGGAAGGAGCGGGCGCATGA